Proteins encoded within one genomic window of Lysobacterales bacterium:
- a CDS encoding N-6 DNA methylase encodes MPSLDAVVSRFGESAKKKLSNAAATGAPEDQLRAPFEQLLADLTELAGHKPEQVVAVGETSIADLKIRPDYSVTFSGALLGFVELKAPGKGADPPRFKDKHDKSQWERLRHLPNLIYTDGNQFSLWRDGELVNAIVRLEGDVSTSGAQLRANMDLVELFANFLSWQPVPPRSVKELAKVSARLCRLLRDEVEEQLAHNSQEFKNFASDWRTMLFPEATDERFADGYAQAVTFGFLMARAQGVSLKGGVAPVIRALKASRSLIGSAIQLLVDESSQSAIKTSLATLSRVLEVVDWSKLSKGKSDAWLYFYEDFLEVYDNALRKQTGSYYTPPEVVEAMVRWTDEALRAPTYELPQGLLSPNVWLVDPAVGTGTYMLGVLRHIARQVEADRGEGAVAGYVQSALARIAGFELQLGPYAVAQLRLLAEVVALTGGAPAQAPHLFVTDTLGNPHDDGGQMAQIFAPIAESRKAANRIKRETQVTVIIGNPPYKEKAKGKGGFVESGDSTREIEPLLDVWQPPKELKASAHAKHLRNLYVFFWRWATWKVWDHGPGDKAGIVCFITVSGFLSGPGFQQMRAWLRETCDDIWVVDGTPEGHQPETATRLFQGVQQPVCIVLASRSKRRDVGAQARVHFRALPEGRREEKFVALGRFTLQDDGWAACPDAPYAPFLPASTGAWASYVALDDCFAYSGSGVMPGRTWVIAPDANSLTRRWDVLTAAPAGAEKERLFHPHLCKGKPGDRHSNKPVKEALAGQPARLVPVANDAEPCVPPVRYAFRSFDRQWIIPDARLINRPNPTLWQLQSRKQMFLTAPADVSPKNGPGLSFSSHIPDLHHYSGRGGRIYPLWADAEATQPNVSAGLLASLSRRYGLAVTAEDVLAYIAGVAAHPAYTARFQEDLSTPGLRIPFTAEASTFADVANVGRRVVWLHTYGERMADASDSRPSGPPRVAESQRPTIPKDGAIAVDAPLPEAMAYDPTQQRLSIAGGYVDRVPPAVWAYEVDGKNVLTQWFSYRRRDRSKPPMGDKRPPSPLQHIQPEHWLAEYTTDLIDLLNVLALVVELEPEQARLLKNVCEGALIPEADLRAEGAFAKPAEAKVNAANASPQLGMF; translated from the coding sequence ATGCCCAGCCTGGACGCCGTTGTATCCCGATTCGGCGAAAGCGCGAAGAAGAAGCTCTCCAATGCCGCGGCAACCGGCGCGCCGGAGGATCAGCTCCGCGCGCCGTTCGAGCAGCTTCTTGCCGACCTGACAGAGCTGGCAGGACACAAGCCGGAGCAGGTGGTCGCGGTTGGCGAGACCTCGATTGCCGATCTGAAGATCCGCCCCGACTACTCGGTCACCTTCAGTGGCGCGCTGCTGGGCTTCGTCGAGCTGAAGGCACCGGGTAAAGGTGCTGATCCGCCTCGTTTCAAGGATAAACACGACAAGTCGCAGTGGGAGCGACTGCGCCATCTACCGAATCTGATCTACACGGACGGCAACCAGTTCAGTCTGTGGCGAGACGGCGAGTTGGTGAACGCCATCGTGCGACTGGAGGGCGACGTCTCAACCTCGGGCGCTCAGCTGCGCGCCAACATGGATCTCGTTGAGCTGTTTGCCAATTTCCTGAGCTGGCAGCCGGTGCCACCGAGAAGCGTCAAAGAGCTCGCGAAAGTTTCTGCTCGCCTTTGTCGCCTGCTTCGCGACGAAGTGGAAGAGCAGCTCGCCCACAATTCTCAGGAGTTCAAGAACTTCGCTTCGGACTGGCGGACCATGCTGTTTCCCGAGGCGACCGACGAGCGGTTTGCCGACGGTTACGCGCAGGCCGTTACCTTCGGCTTCCTGATGGCGCGGGCTCAGGGCGTCAGCCTGAAAGGCGGCGTGGCGCCAGTCATCAGGGCGCTCAAGGCCTCGCGCTCGCTGATCGGCAGCGCCATCCAGTTGCTGGTTGACGAATCAAGCCAATCGGCGATCAAGACGTCGCTGGCCACCCTGTCGCGAGTGCTGGAGGTTGTCGACTGGTCGAAGCTTTCGAAGGGCAAGAGCGACGCGTGGCTGTACTTCTACGAAGACTTTCTCGAGGTTTACGACAACGCGCTCCGCAAACAGACCGGCTCCTACTACACGCCGCCCGAGGTGGTGGAGGCGATGGTCCGATGGACGGACGAGGCGCTGCGCGCGCCAACTTACGAGCTCCCGCAAGGCCTGCTGTCGCCGAACGTCTGGCTGGTGGACCCGGCCGTCGGCACCGGCACCTACATGTTGGGCGTGCTGCGGCACATCGCGCGGCAGGTCGAGGCGGACCGGGGCGAGGGCGCCGTCGCGGGCTACGTGCAGTCCGCGCTGGCGCGCATCGCGGGCTTCGAGCTCCAGCTTGGGCCGTATGCCGTGGCGCAGCTGCGCTTGCTCGCGGAAGTGGTGGCGTTGACGGGTGGCGCGCCAGCGCAGGCGCCCCACCTGTTCGTGACGGATACGCTGGGCAACCCGCATGACGACGGCGGGCAGATGGCGCAAATCTTCGCGCCGATCGCCGAGTCGCGGAAGGCCGCGAACCGCATCAAGCGCGAGACGCAGGTGACGGTGATCATCGGCAATCCGCCCTACAAGGAAAAAGCCAAAGGCAAGGGCGGCTTCGTGGAGAGCGGCGACAGCACGCGGGAGATCGAGCCGCTGTTGGACGTGTGGCAGCCGCCGAAGGAACTGAAGGCGAGCGCCCACGCCAAGCATTTGCGCAATCTCTACGTCTTCTTCTGGCGTTGGGCGACCTGGAAGGTCTGGGACCACGGTCCCGGCGACAAAGCCGGCATCGTCTGCTTCATCACGGTTTCCGGCTTTCTCAGTGGCCCGGGCTTCCAGCAGATGCGCGCGTGGCTGCGCGAGACTTGCGATGACATCTGGGTGGTGGACGGCACCCCGGAAGGGCATCAGCCCGAAACGGCCACGCGCCTGTTCCAAGGCGTGCAGCAGCCGGTGTGCATCGTGCTGGCGTCGCGCTCGAAGCGGCGCGATGTGGGAGCGCAAGCACGCGTGCACTTCCGCGCCCTGCCGGAAGGACGGCGCGAAGAGAAGTTCGTGGCACTCGGCCGCTTCACGCTGCAGGATGACGGCTGGGCAGCGTGCCCGGACGCGCCGTACGCGCCCTTCCTTCCGGCATCAACCGGCGCATGGGCGAGTTACGTCGCACTGGACGACTGTTTCGCCTACAGCGGCTCCGGTGTGATGCCCGGCCGCACCTGGGTGATTGCCCCGGACGCGAACAGCCTCACTCGCCGATGGGACGTGCTGACGGCAGCGCCAGCGGGTGCCGAGAAAGAGCGACTGTTCCATCCGCACCTTTGCAAGGGCAAGCCGGGCGACCGCCACAGCAACAAGCCGGTTAAGGAAGCGCTGGCCGGCCAACCTGCGCGCCTCGTCCCGGTGGCGAACGACGCCGAGCCCTGCGTGCCGCCGGTTCGCTACGCGTTCCGCTCGTTCGATCGCCAGTGGATCATCCCCGACGCGCGGCTGATCAATCGGCCGAATCCCACGCTGTGGCAGTTGCAGTCGCGAAAGCAGATGTTCTTGACGGCGCCGGCCGACGTTTCGCCAAAGAACGGGCCGGGCTTGTCGTTCTCAAGCCACATTCCCGACCTTCACCATTACAGCGGCCGTGGCGGTCGCATCTACCCGCTCTGGGCCGACGCCGAAGCCACGCAGCCCAACGTTTCCGCCGGCCTGCTGGCATCGCTCTCAAGGCGCTATGGCCTCGCGGTGACCGCCGAGGACGTGCTCGCCTACATCGCAGGCGTCGCCGCGCACCCGGCCTACACAGCGCGATTCCAGGAGGACCTGTCCACGCCGGGCTTGCGCATTCCGTTCACTGCTGAGGCCTCGACGTTCGCTGACGTCGCCAATGTCGGTCGACGCGTGGTGTGGCTCCACACGTATGGCGAGCGCATGGCGGATGCGAGCGACAGTCGGCCTTCTGGTCCGCCGCGCGTGGCCGAATCGCAGCGCCCCACCATCCCGAAGGACGGTGCGATCGCGGTGGATGCGCCGCTGCCGGAGGCGATGGCCTACGACCCGACGCAGCAGCGTCTCTCGATCGCTGGTGGCTATGTCGACCGCGTGCCGCCCGCGGTGTGGGCGTATGAAGTCGATGGAAAGAATGTGCTGACGCAGTGGTTTAGCTATCGCCGCCGCGATCGCAGCAAGCCGCCGATGGGCGACAAGCGTCCGCCGTCACCGCTGCAGCACATCCAGCCTGAGCATTGGCTGGCGGAATACACGACCGATCTGATCGACCTTCTCAACGTGCTCGCGCTGGTTGTCGAGCTGGAGCCGGAGCAAGCACGACTGCTCAAGAATGTCTGCGAAGGCGCGCTGATTCCTGAAGCCGATCTGCGCGCCGAGGGAGCATTCGCGAAGCCCGCCGAGGCGAAGGTCAACGCGGCAAACGCCAGCCCTCAGTTAGGAATGTTCTGA
- a CDS encoding DDE-type integrase/transposase/recombinase, translated as MAFTKQDLEAYCAAHGIAGLSRDYVLETAERPSRLASAQGYKSVACEYPSRKMGRSIVGESRTGEHAYSLTLEYDPGVVAYFDQPPPVECIRQDRKGRRGPRLYTPDFLVLRATGPRVVEVKSAQEIEDRLARYPEDWLRTDEGQAQDLPAVEAFAKLGLAHQVINIAELSQTYVANVRLLMQARCFDTAISPQIEKRALARLSSHSTMSIAELAVSLGVTDLTAILRLIDRGVLFADLMHCLLALPESTLVSANPELLDVPDTVEHNSQKVAITKVLTRRQAERAMAVINRLQSGIGGRSSFRYRKLIKEGERTGLTLIQSVVPKFHLRGNRSPKRPAAVLQTLDRFIETYWASPDRLTGAAAFRLYRSMAHQAHPGVSPVGLTTFRRRIECAQQASAIGRGGVRAANAAASPTEVLSRAVPAMRPFETASCDHYLCDVHLRVLSGERSYTALPWLTVLIDVASSLILGFSLGFMSPSRTSCALVLRDVVRRHGRLPEQIVVDRGSEFRSIYFSALLAHCGVTQVVRPTSHPRFGSEAERFFGLFKSEWLSLRPGNTVSKVESRAVSAGHQSRSHAQLDLGGLHSELGQYISWRSNKVRNARESSPAVEFAQLMQRFPFSGVAVDDHASFHVASCVDEANVSFDPRRGLQMKDPKLWYWSPALAGLKPRTRVEARRDPENIHVIYARIGSAWEPCYSSGHLVHAHEDPAKARNQSIALYTSRELREQARSEADERLIDQIRRADELMAQQAEPQLQPPDGEPSDPFESVRGTEIEVLPTKEWGKA; from the coding sequence ATGGCGTTCACCAAGCAGGATCTCGAAGCGTATTGCGCTGCGCACGGCATTGCGGGGTTGTCTCGCGACTACGTCCTGGAGACCGCCGAGAGGCCTTCGCGGCTGGCCAGCGCACAGGGCTACAAGTCAGTCGCGTGCGAGTACCCGTCAAGGAAGATGGGGCGTTCGATTGTCGGCGAAAGTCGCACGGGCGAACATGCGTACTCGCTCACTCTTGAGTACGACCCGGGGGTCGTCGCGTACTTCGACCAGCCCCCACCGGTAGAGTGCATCCGGCAGGACCGGAAGGGCAGGCGGGGTCCTCGTCTCTACACACCCGACTTCCTGGTCCTTCGCGCCACCGGCCCCCGGGTCGTTGAGGTAAAGAGCGCACAGGAAATCGAAGACCGGCTGGCCCGCTACCCAGAGGACTGGCTACGTACCGACGAGGGTCAGGCACAAGACCTGCCTGCCGTAGAGGCCTTTGCCAAGCTAGGGCTCGCGCACCAGGTCATCAACATTGCGGAGCTTTCGCAGACCTACGTTGCGAATGTTCGACTGCTCATGCAGGCCCGCTGCTTCGACACGGCGATCTCTCCGCAGATCGAGAAGCGTGCGCTCGCCAGACTTTCGTCCCATTCGACGATGTCCATTGCCGAGCTGGCAGTCTCCCTTGGCGTGACGGACCTAACCGCCATTCTTCGGCTGATTGACAGGGGTGTCCTGTTCGCTGACCTGATGCACTGTCTTTTGGCCTTGCCCGAGTCCACTTTGGTTTCAGCCAACCCCGAGCTTCTGGATGTGCCCGACACGGTTGAGCACAACAGCCAGAAGGTGGCCATCACCAAGGTCCTCACACGAAGGCAGGCAGAGAGGGCGATGGCGGTCATTAACCGCCTCCAGTCGGGCATTGGGGGTCGATCTTCCTTCCGGTACCGAAAGCTCATCAAGGAGGGGGAGCGTACTGGTCTAACGCTTATCCAGTCCGTGGTGCCGAAATTTCATCTTCGAGGCAATCGGTCTCCAAAGCGTCCGGCAGCTGTGCTGCAGACCTTGGATAGATTCATTGAAACCTACTGGGCCTCGCCCGATCGCCTCACTGGCGCTGCGGCATTTCGGCTCTACCGCTCCATGGCGCACCAAGCGCACCCCGGTGTCAGCCCGGTCGGCCTGACAACATTCAGGAGAAGGATCGAGTGTGCCCAGCAAGCCTCGGCGATTGGCCGGGGCGGAGTCCGAGCTGCCAACGCAGCAGCGAGCCCGACCGAAGTTTTGTCGCGCGCGGTTCCAGCCATGCGTCCGTTCGAGACGGCTAGCTGCGATCACTATCTGTGCGACGTTCATTTGCGCGTCTTGAGTGGGGAGCGATCGTACACAGCCCTGCCCTGGTTGACGGTACTGATCGACGTCGCGAGCTCGCTGATCCTTGGCTTCTCGCTTGGCTTCATGAGTCCGAGCCGAACGAGCTGCGCTCTCGTACTGCGGGATGTAGTGCGACGTCACGGCCGCCTGCCTGAGCAGATCGTGGTGGACAGAGGGTCGGAGTTCCGCTCCATCTATTTCTCGGCGCTGCTTGCCCATTGTGGCGTGACCCAGGTAGTCCGACCGACATCCCACCCACGCTTCGGATCCGAAGCCGAGCGATTCTTCGGGCTCTTCAAGTCGGAGTGGCTCAGCCTGCGGCCGGGGAACACCGTGTCGAAGGTGGAAAGCCGCGCCGTCTCTGCGGGACATCAATCCCGAAGTCACGCGCAACTGGACCTAGGTGGTCTGCACTCGGAACTCGGCCAGTACATAAGTTGGCGCTCAAACAAGGTGAGGAATGCGCGCGAATCCAGTCCCGCTGTGGAATTCGCCCAGTTGATGCAGCGTTTCCCCTTCTCCGGGGTTGCTGTGGATGACCATGCATCCTTTCATGTCGCCAGCTGCGTGGATGAGGCCAATGTCTCCTTCGATCCCCGCCGTGGCTTGCAGATGAAGGACCCGAAGCTCTGGTACTGGTCACCCGCGCTGGCAGGGCTCAAACCCCGCACGCGAGTTGAAGCACGACGCGACCCCGAGAACATCCATGTCATCTACGCGCGGATCGGAAGCGCATGGGAGCCATGTTACTCATCGGGCCATCTGGTCCACGCCCATGAGGACCCAGCGAAGGCCCGAAACCAATCCATCGCTCTGTACACGTCGCGTGAGTTGCGAGAGCAAGCCCGGTCGGAGGCGGATGAACGCCTCATCGACCAGATTCGCCGGGCCGACGAGCTGATGGCTCAGCAGGCTGAGCCGCAACTCCAGCCCCCAGACGGCGAACCTAGTGATCCATTTGAGAGCGTCCGTGGCACCGAGATTGAGGTTCTGCCTACCAAAGAGTGGGGTAAGGCATGA
- a CDS encoding ATP-binding protein has protein sequence MSISWRLEAHRKISDGCVQHRRFVETVEYLFNHMTFAQPGEVIVLVGPSRVGKSRAAHLAADRLIEGATPQDGVLPFIIVEAENSSRMGSFSSKAFMRSCLEAVGHPIYGACQQDEDSRSRLDTRINRTPEGVLREALEHALRIRQTRYLIIDEAHHVGYSGRSSYAGQAILDSWKCMANKTGVVLVLVGGYRLLDLIGLASHLVGRLRPIHFSRYQSNHAGDVAAFEQILHTWGQHLRFGSDDSLRRVNSYLFKHSYGCIGHLSKWLRTALSFCETRDLDAFGLEVLAETRHPAQFERTILDDIAIGERFFEVGAAVARELPGPTEAGRKSGKPFKRKPQRYERGGRA, from the coding sequence ATGAGTATCTCGTGGAGGTTGGAAGCTCACCGGAAGATCAGCGACGGCTGTGTGCAGCACAGGCGGTTTGTCGAGACCGTCGAGTACCTGTTCAACCACATGACCTTCGCACAGCCAGGCGAGGTGATCGTCCTAGTGGGGCCCAGTCGGGTGGGAAAGAGCCGCGCCGCGCACCTGGCGGCTGATCGCCTCATTGAAGGTGCCACTCCGCAGGATGGAGTTCTGCCCTTCATCATTGTCGAAGCTGAGAACTCGTCTCGCATGGGTTCGTTCTCGAGCAAGGCATTCATGCGGAGCTGCCTTGAAGCCGTCGGTCACCCGATCTATGGCGCCTGTCAGCAAGACGAGGATTCCAGGTCCAGACTCGATACCCGGATCAACCGGACACCGGAGGGGGTCCTTCGGGAGGCGCTGGAACATGCACTCAGGATCCGGCAGACGAGATACCTCATCATCGACGAAGCCCACCATGTGGGCTACTCGGGCCGGTCAAGCTACGCGGGGCAGGCCATCCTTGACTCGTGGAAATGCATGGCCAACAAGACCGGCGTGGTGCTGGTCCTCGTTGGCGGGTACAGGCTTCTGGACCTTATTGGCCTTGCGTCCCACCTGGTGGGACGGCTTCGACCCATCCACTTCTCCCGCTACCAGTCGAACCATGCTGGCGATGTGGCGGCTTTCGAGCAGATCCTGCACACCTGGGGCCAGCATCTTCGATTTGGCTCGGATGACTCACTACGCCGCGTCAACTCCTACCTGTTCAAGCACTCCTACGGCTGCATCGGCCATCTGAGCAAGTGGCTTCGGACTGCCCTTTCCTTCTGTGAGACACGCGACCTAGATGCCTTCGGTCTGGAGGTGCTTGCTGAGACGAGGCATCCGGCGCAATTTGAGAGAACCATCCTCGACGACATCGCTATAGGAGAACGGTTCTTCGAGGTTGGGGCTGCCGTCGCTCGCGAGCTTCCTGGTCCGACAGAGGCCGGCCGCAAGAGCGGCAAACCCTTCAAGCGCAAGCCACAGCGCTACGAGCGGGGCGGGCGCGCATGA
- a CDS encoding TniQ family protein, with translation MNTRLLPLDVLGQGTGDVECLSSYLIRLSTIHAAPATSLIRFALDQRYAKGAGSMGGIFTSSSSRFVRPNQTTEYLVRALAHALGVADGHLDQTTFLAFHGALARSERTFAKTLRWCPDCMGLGASGKPPYFRLVWQLQPVVHCTRHGALLRDACASCGAQQDGVRPRRDLSACVRCSASLSLGSKPASPSREGPELQSVIQYCAEHPGFRFPASGVHRFLEALLDAAWETGKEERLYRMVGRDQLLSLLCRNHPITLKTALSISHALDYPLLGVLKGEIAPYTSSLPGILASPSSAGKALERRRIDDPLAMRRRIARAMGTVSYATPLRALATSLDVSVGALRYRFPDLVEEWVLRFKVSCRQHRRSILSRCREVVRRGIEDLRSACPVALSGRALFRRLRAETGLPEDVLKHEIRRQLDHTAKPRRLSP, from the coding sequence ATGAACACACGGTTGCTCCCATTGGATGTACTGGGCCAGGGAACGGGCGACGTGGAGTGCCTCAGCTCCTATCTGATCCGCCTGAGCACCATCCATGCCGCACCTGCCACGAGCCTGATCCGCTTCGCGCTGGACCAACGGTACGCGAAGGGGGCTGGAAGTATGGGCGGAATCTTCACTTCATCCAGCTCGCGGTTCGTACGTCCTAATCAGACCACGGAGTACCTGGTTCGCGCCCTCGCGCACGCTCTAGGCGTGGCCGACGGACATCTGGACCAGACAACGTTCCTGGCATTTCACGGCGCACTGGCCAGGTCTGAGCGGACCTTCGCCAAGACGTTGCGCTGGTGTCCGGACTGCATGGGCCTTGGAGCGTCCGGGAAGCCTCCCTACTTCCGACTGGTCTGGCAGCTGCAGCCGGTCGTTCACTGTACGCGTCACGGCGCCCTCCTCCGGGATGCCTGCGCCTCATGTGGAGCACAGCAGGATGGGGTTCGGCCACGCCGGGATCTGTCGGCCTGCGTGCGCTGTAGTGCATCGCTCAGCCTCGGGTCCAAACCTGCTTCTCCCAGCAGGGAGGGGCCGGAGCTGCAGTCGGTCATCCAGTACTGTGCCGAGCACCCAGGTTTCCGCTTCCCTGCCTCAGGCGTGCACAGGTTCCTGGAGGCGCTTCTAGATGCCGCATGGGAGACAGGAAAGGAAGAGCGGTTGTACCGAATGGTCGGGCGAGACCAGCTGCTTAGCCTGCTCTGCCGCAACCATCCCATCACGCTGAAGACGGCACTTTCTATCTCGCATGCGCTCGACTACCCCCTTCTGGGCGTCCTGAAGGGTGAGATTGCGCCCTACACCTCCTCACTACCGGGAATTCTGGCTTCGCCATCCTCTGCAGGGAAGGCCCTTGAGCGCCGGCGCATTGATGATCCCTTGGCCATGCGGCGGAGAATCGCCCGTGCCATGGGCACGGTTTCCTACGCCACGCCTCTCCGAGCTCTAGCGACCAGCCTGGATGTGTCGGTTGGCGCACTGCGCTACCGCTTTCCTGATCTGGTCGAAGAGTGGGTTTTGCGGTTCAAGGTCTCCTGCCGGCAACACAGAAGGTCGATCCTCTCCCGCTGCCGTGAAGTCGTCCGTCGTGGAATCGAGGACCTTCGATCCGCTTGCCCCGTTGCCCTCAGTGGCAGAGCGCTGTTCCGGCGACTGCGTGCCGAAACAGGGCTCCCCGAGGACGTGCTTAAACACGAGATTCGACGCCAACTCGATCACACGGCCAAACCTAGGAGGCTTTCCCCATGA
- a CDS encoding site-specific integrase: protein MASAAAAAVRLILEEAASANTKRSYASALRYWHAWHLARFGEALALPVPEATVIQFIVDHLAHNDRGHLRIELPPAIDQVLVAAGMKGKPGPLALATVVHRVAVLSSLHTLRSSENPCEAPAVRHLLSRSRRACAKRGERPRKKTAITADILRAMLATCDDSLLGLRDAALLTFGFATGGRRRSEIASATYENLRRAGDDAYTYFLGHGKTLQAGPSAGSTPDKPLFGLAADAMTAWLDASKISQGPLFRSLSNGQLGTRPLSTQAVNNIVQSRARQAGLEGDFGGHSLRSGFATEAGLSGVSLQETMQLTDHRSVASVIGYFQMGSLIHSQASRLLE, encoded by the coding sequence CTGGCCAGCGCAGCGGCCGCCGCGGTCCGATTGATCTTGGAGGAGGCCGCGTCCGCCAACACAAAGCGCAGCTACGCCAGCGCGCTGCGGTACTGGCATGCCTGGCATCTGGCCCGTTTCGGCGAGGCATTGGCGCTGCCGGTGCCTGAGGCGACCGTCATCCAGTTCATCGTCGACCACCTGGCGCATAACGATCGCGGTCACCTGCGTATCGAGCTGCCGCCGGCCATCGACCAGGTGCTGGTAGCCGCGGGCATGAAGGGCAAGCCCGGCCCCCTGGCGCTGGCCACAGTGGTCCACCGGGTGGCCGTGCTCTCCAGCCTGCACACCCTGCGCAGCAGCGAGAACCCCTGCGAGGCGCCGGCGGTGCGCCACCTGCTGTCGCGCTCGCGCCGCGCCTGCGCCAAGCGCGGTGAGCGCCCGCGCAAGAAGACCGCGATCACCGCGGACATCCTGCGGGCCATGCTGGCCACCTGCGACGACTCCCTGCTGGGACTGAGGGACGCTGCCCTGCTCACATTCGGCTTCGCCACCGGCGGGCGCCGGCGCAGCGAAATTGCCTCAGCGACCTACGAGAACCTGCGACGCGCCGGCGACGACGCCTACACCTACTTCCTGGGGCACGGTAAGACGCTTCAGGCCGGCCCGAGCGCAGGGTCCACGCCGGACAAGCCGCTGTTCGGGCTCGCCGCCGACGCCATGACGGCCTGGCTGGACGCCTCGAAGATCAGCCAGGGCCCGCTGTTCCGGTCCCTGAGCAATGGCCAGCTCGGCACCCGGCCATTGTCCACCCAGGCGGTCAACAACATCGTCCAGTCGCGGGCGCGCCAGGCCGGGCTCGAGGGGGATTTCGGCGGTCACAGCCTGCGATCGGGCTTTGCCACAGAGGCGGGTCTCAGTGGCGTGTCGCTGCAGGAGACCATGCAGCTCACCGACCACCGCTCCGTGGCGAGCGTGATTGGATACTTCCAGATGGGGTCGCTGATCCACTCCCAAGCGTCCAGACTGCTTGAGTGA
- a CDS encoding DUF4238 domain-containing protein, producing MTAKKPAPKHHHWVPRSYLQHFATPESRRSKTPRVYVFDKNNTGQTPRPTSVKEVCVRRYLYAPADQNGLRDWALEVALDKIEAKLGHRWIEFTEGEPSLQDESLRNELSLFVATLHLRNPDILKTIDTIMSLRNRLYGQTQGPPSASEWCSPQVLGDPVDPSHRPDPTDPHRFFTHMVWTQAGAIAKAFFGMRWSVLCTDEDVFVTSDRPVGFQHAQRLRAGPLTPGALTIFPINPRRMLLLGDGLKPPYEQYAKVSALVARGYNRVQELTSTRFVFTGRSGPEVFREIQT from the coding sequence GTGACCGCTAAAAAGCCCGCCCCCAAGCATCACCACTGGGTTCCGCGCTCGTACCTTCAGCATTTCGCCACTCCTGAGTCACGCCGGTCTAAGACACCCCGCGTCTATGTCTTCGACAAAAACAACACTGGACAGACACCAAGACCTACGTCGGTGAAGGAAGTTTGCGTCAGGCGATATCTCTACGCGCCAGCAGACCAGAACGGCCTGCGCGACTGGGCACTGGAAGTGGCCCTCGACAAGATTGAGGCCAAACTTGGCCATCGATGGATCGAGTTCACAGAAGGTGAGCCGAGCTTGCAGGATGAGTCACTCCGCAATGAGCTGTCGCTATTCGTCGCCACATTGCACCTCCGTAACCCCGACATCTTGAAGACGATCGACACAATAATGAGTCTCCGGAATAGGTTGTACGGACAGACTCAAGGCCCACCGAGCGCCAGCGAATGGTGCTCTCCACAAGTGCTCGGTGATCCCGTCGACCCCAGCCACCGTCCGGATCCCACTGACCCCCATCGGTTCTTCACCCACATGGTGTGGACCCAAGCAGGCGCAATCGCGAAAGCCTTCTTTGGGATGCGATGGTCAGTGCTCTGCACCGACGAGGACGTCTTTGTCACCTCCGATCGACCTGTTGGATTTCAGCATGCCCAGCGGCTGCGGGCGGGCCCCCTGACACCCGGCGCGCTCACCATTTTTCCAATCAATCCACGCCGCATGTTGCTGTTGGGCGATGGCCTTAAACCACCATACGAACAGTACGCTAAGGTAAGCGCGCTTGTTGCGAGGGGATACAACCGAGTACAAGAGCTGACCAGCACACGCTTCGTTTTCACGGGGAGATCCGGGCCCGAGGTGTTCCGCGAGATCCAAACATAG
- a CDS encoding transposase: MAIQYIQPGKPNQNAYVERFNRTFRDEVLDLHLFLRIQDVREAAWTWMTEYNEEHPHDSLGDLTPAEFRQKAAGGSTFGVSA, translated from the coding sequence ATGGCCATCCAGTACATCCAGCCGGGCAAGCCCAACCAGAACGCCTACGTCGAACGCTTCAACCGCACCTTCCGGGATGAGGTACTGGACCTGCACCTGTTCCTGCGGATCCAAGACGTCCGGGAAGCCGCCTGGACGTGGATGACCGAGTACAACGAGGAGCACCCCCACGATTCCCTGGGCGACCTGACGCCCGCAGAGTTCCGCCAAAAAGCCGCCGGAGGTTCTACTTTTGGAGTGTCTGCTTGA